A window of Halanaerobiales bacterium contains these coding sequences:
- a CDS encoding alpha/beta hydrolase, which yields MPKANINNIEINYELDGKGDETIVILNGIMMSTASWVDFVPVYTKNNYKFLRVDFRDQGLSSKYPEDYDVSIHVEDLKGLLEYLEIESAHIVGISYGAMVATLFELKYSDMVKTLILSNTVGKVPEYLKAASEVWEEASKLNDGRKFFKFSMPFIYSDHFYNHQKEWLDEREDQLSEALSKEWFEALIRLSKSSKDFDVWDQLSKIKSPTLLIGGSRDILTPVEKMKKMQKEIDNAKMLIINDAGHASCYEKTDEFNTAVLGFVAVNS from the coding sequence ATGCCTAAAGCAAATATAAATAATATAGAAATCAATTATGAACTTGATGGTAAAGGTGATGAAACTATTGTAATTTTGAATGGTATAATGATGAGCACTGCCAGTTGGGTTGATTTTGTTCCCGTATATACTAAAAATAATTATAAATTTTTACGAGTGGATTTTAGGGATCAAGGTTTATCCAGTAAATATCCTGAAGATTATGATGTAAGTATTCATGTGGAAGATTTAAAAGGACTCTTAGAATATTTAGAGATAGAAAGTGCTCATATTGTAGGTATTTCGTATGGAGCAATGGTTGCAACTTTATTTGAATTAAAATATTCTGATATGGTAAAAACCTTAATATTAAGTAATACAGTTGGTAAAGTACCTGAATATTTAAAAGCAGCCAGTGAAGTTTGGGAGGAAGCATCCAAATTAAATGATGGCAGGAAATTTTTCAAATTCAGTATGCCATTTATCTATTCAGATCATTTTTATAATCATCAGAAAGAATGGCTTGATGAAAGAGAGGATCAATTATCTGAAGCTTTATCTAAGGAATGGTTTGAGGCTTTAATAAGGCTTTCAAAAAGTTCTAAGGACTTTGATGTTTGGGATCAACTATCAAAAATAAAATCTCCTACTTTGTTAATTGGTGGAAGTAGAGATATTTTAACACCAGTTGAAAAAATGAAAAAAATGCAAAAAGAAATAGATAATGCAAAAATGCTAATAATAAATGATGCCGGGCATGCTTCTTGTTATGAAAAAACTGATGAGTTTAATACAGCAGTATTAGGGTTTGTTGCTGTAAATAGTTAA